In Klebsiella aerogenes, the DNA window CCGCATATCGCGCTCCTGCTGACCATTTGGTCTTAACTGGAATTTGAAGGCTTGAAGTCGTTTCATGTGTACTATTATACTTTGGTCTATGACAAAAGAAACTGATATTCGCCGAGGAAGACACTGCGTTTTCCTGATGCATGTTCACTTGGTATTCGTCGCCAAATATCGACGAAAAATATTTGATCTGGATGCCATCGAAAAGCTCCGCAGCTACTTTGCCAGCGTATGCGCTGATTTTGATGTTGAACTGGTTGAGATGGACGGGGAATGCGATCACGTACATTTGCTGATTAATTACCCGCCAAAACTCGCAGTATCGAATCTGGTCAACAGCCTTAAAGGCGTTTCCAGCAGATTGCTTCGCCGTGACCGGCCAGATATCGCACTGCGCTATTACTACAAAGGCGTTCTGTGGACACCGGGTTATTTTGCGAGTAGTTGCGGCGGTGCGCCAATTTCGATCATCCGGCAATACATCGAGCAGCAGCAAACACCAAGTTAGCCGAAAAACCGCGCATTGTATCCCCGCCCTGAAGGACGGGGTTTTACGGCGCACCTGATAAGCCAAACTCATTTTTAGTTATAATCCATTCCATTTGAGTATAAGAAAGCCATAAAGCCTTCTGCTACTCTTGCGCCATAAGAGTTGGTGTCAGACCAACCCAGGTAACAAGATATCAGGAGAACGGGGATGAATTTTCCATTAATAGCGAACGT includes these proteins:
- the tnpA gene encoding IS200/IS605 family transposase; this encodes MTKETDIRRGRHCVFLMHVHLVFVAKYRRKIFDLDAIEKLRSYFASVCADFDVELVEMDGECDHVHLLINYPPKLAVSNLVNSLKGVSSRLLRRDRPDIALRYYYKGVLWTPGYFASSCGGAPISIIRQYIEQQQTPS